The following proteins come from a genomic window of Acinetobacter baumannii:
- a CDS encoding IclR family transcriptional regulator → MNDAVDAEQTEKLLAPLRHELLHPIEDMQDENDRQFITALARGLELLRCFTPKHQHLGNQELAQMTGLPKPTITRLTHTLSRLGYIKQVPNSSKFQLSVGVLAFGYSMLSNVSIRSIAHPYMKNLADYAGAAVAMATRDRLNMIYLDVVQGKGNMTMRRQVGTYLPIHLSSMGRACLAAMPEDEREFLLNAIRNKHKEDWIKINRDLDKAFKDYQDFGYCFSIGEWHKDVNSVAVPLIHEQHGLLVFNCGGPSFIMNREKLEEDIAPRLLHMVNNIRTEIS, encoded by the coding sequence ATGAATGATGCAGTTGATGCAGAACAGACAGAAAAATTATTAGCGCCTTTAAGGCATGAATTATTACATCCGATTGAAGACATGCAGGATGAAAATGATCGTCAATTTATTACTGCATTAGCACGTGGTTTAGAGCTATTACGTTGTTTTACGCCTAAACATCAGCATTTGGGCAATCAAGAGCTTGCTCAGATGACAGGTTTGCCAAAACCAACCATTACTCGCCTCACACATACCTTGTCGCGTTTGGGTTATATCAAACAAGTACCTAACTCAAGCAAATTTCAGCTTTCAGTTGGAGTTCTTGCGTTTGGTTATTCGATGCTGTCTAACGTATCGATTCGCTCTATTGCTCATCCATATATGAAAAATTTGGCAGACTATGCTGGCGCTGCTGTAGCCATGGCAACACGTGATCGACTGAACATGATTTATCTTGATGTGGTGCAAGGCAAAGGCAATATGACCATGCGCCGTCAAGTTGGAACCTATTTACCGATTCATTTAAGTTCGATGGGACGTGCGTGTTTAGCTGCAATGCCTGAAGATGAAAGAGAGTTCTTACTTAATGCCATTCGTAACAAGCACAAAGAAGACTGGATCAAAATTAACCGTGATTTAGACAAAGCCTTTAAAGATTACCAAGATTTTGGATACTGTTTTTCTATTGGCGAATGGCATAAAGATGTCAATTCGGTTGCGGTTCCACTCATTCATGAACAACATGGTTTATTGGTGTTTAACTGTGGTGGTCCAAGCTTTATTATGAACCGTGAAAAACTCGAAGAAGATATTGCACCACGTCTTTTACATATGGTGAATAATATTCGTACCGAGATTAGCTAA
- a CDS encoding 3-oxoadipyl-CoA thiolase, which translates to MLNAYIYDGLRSPFGRHAGELASIRPDDLAATVIQKLLEKTGVPGADIEDVILGDTNQAGEDSRNVARNALLLAGLPVTVPGQTVNRLCASGLGAVIDSARAITCGEGELYIAGGVESMSRAPFVMGKAESAYSRDAKIYDTTIGSRFPNKKIIAQYGGHSMPETGDNVAAEFGISREQADLFAAQSQAKYQKAKEEGFFANEITPIEVFQGKKLPPKLVSEDEHPRPSSTVEALTKLKPLFEGGVVTAGNASGINDGAAALLIGSEAAGQKYGLKPMAKILSAAAAGIEPRIMGAGPIEAIKKAVARAGLTLDDMDIIEINEAFASQVLSCLKGLNVDFNDPRVNPNGGAIAVGHPLGASGARLALTVARELIRRKKKYAVVSLCIGVGQGLAMVIENVS; encoded by the coding sequence ATGTTAAATGCATATATCTATGATGGTTTGCGTAGTCCATTTGGCCGTCATGCGGGTGAACTTGCCTCAATTCGTCCTGATGATTTAGCAGCAACGGTCATTCAAAAACTACTTGAAAAAACTGGTGTACCGGGCGCGGATATTGAAGATGTTATTTTAGGCGACACTAATCAAGCGGGTGAAGATAGTCGTAATGTGGCACGAAATGCATTATTACTTGCAGGTTTACCTGTCACTGTACCGGGCCAGACGGTAAACCGCCTATGTGCTAGTGGTTTAGGTGCCGTGATTGACTCAGCACGTGCCATTACTTGTGGTGAAGGCGAACTGTATATTGCAGGTGGTGTAGAAAGTATGTCACGTGCACCCTTTGTGATGGGTAAAGCAGAAAGTGCTTATAGCCGTGATGCAAAAATTTATGACACCACCATTGGTTCTCGCTTTCCCAATAAAAAAATTATTGCGCAGTACGGCGGTCATTCAATGCCTGAAACGGGCGATAACGTTGCAGCCGAGTTTGGGATTAGCCGTGAGCAAGCTGATTTATTTGCAGCTCAATCACAAGCCAAATATCAAAAAGCCAAAGAAGAAGGTTTCTTTGCCAATGAAATTACGCCAATTGAGGTTTTCCAAGGCAAAAAATTGCCACCTAAACTCGTTTCTGAAGATGAACACCCTCGCCCAAGTTCAACTGTTGAAGCACTTACAAAGTTAAAACCGCTCTTTGAAGGTGGCGTGGTCACTGCGGGTAATGCCTCAGGTATTAATGATGGTGCAGCAGCACTCTTGATTGGTTCAGAAGCAGCGGGTCAAAAATATGGCCTAAAACCAATGGCAAAAATCTTGTCTGCTGCGGCGGCTGGTATTGAACCACGCATTATGGGTGCAGGTCCGATCGAAGCCATTAAAAAAGCTGTTGCGCGTGCTGGTCTTACTTTAGATGACATGGACATTATTGAAATTAATGAAGCCTTTGCTTCACAAGTTTTATCTTGTTTAAAAGGTTTAAATGTTGATTTTAATGATCCACGTGTGAACCCGAACGGTGGTGCGATTGCTGTTGGTCATCCACTTGGTGCTTCAGGCGCTCGTCTTGCGTTAACAGTAGCGCGCGAGTTAATTCGCCGTAAGAAGAAATATGCCGTGGTGAGCCTATGTATTGGTGTAGGTCAAGGTCTTGCGATGGTGATTGAAAACGTTTCATAA
- a CDS encoding CaiB/BaiF CoA transferase family protein — protein sequence MGALNGIRVLDLSRVLAGPWCGQILADLGAEVIKIERPKVGDDTRSWGPPWMKDDSGQDTQEAAYYQSTNRNKLSVAIDIANPDGQELIKALIQDTDVVIENYKAGSLKKYGLDYESLSAINPKLVYCSITGFGQTGPRAEEPGYDFIIQGMGGLMSVTGERDDLPGGGPQKVGVAFSDLATGLYSTIAIQAALLNRHVTGLGQYIDMALLDVQIATMANQGMNYLSSGNIPKRYGNAHANIVPYQVFKASDRDFIIACGNDTQFIQLCRSIGLPDLPNDVRFARNADRIKHRDEIIGILQTHFLTKTADEWVDAIYAAKVPVGVINNLEQAFQEPQVIAREMLVEMNHPQREKLKVIGSPIKLSRTPVEYKTAPPLLGEHTQAVLGRIVSSEKLAELKEKGVIG from the coding sequence ATGGGTGCTTTAAATGGAATTCGGGTGCTTGACTTAAGTCGGGTATTGGCTGGGCCTTGGTGTGGGCAGATTCTTGCCGATTTAGGCGCAGAAGTAATCAAGATTGAACGGCCGAAAGTTGGTGACGATACCCGTTCTTGGGGACCACCTTGGATGAAAGATGACTCAGGCCAAGATACTCAAGAAGCCGCTTATTATCAGTCAACCAACCGCAATAAACTATCGGTTGCCATCGACATTGCCAATCCTGATGGCCAAGAATTGATTAAAGCGCTTATTCAAGATACCGATGTCGTGATTGAAAACTACAAAGCGGGTTCTTTAAAGAAGTACGGTTTGGATTACGAGTCTTTATCTGCGATTAACCCTAAACTGGTGTATTGCTCGATTACTGGTTTTGGTCAAACTGGCCCAAGAGCAGAAGAGCCCGGTTATGACTTTATTATTCAGGGCATGGGCGGACTCATGTCAGTTACAGGTGAGCGTGATGATTTGCCGGGTGGTGGTCCACAAAAAGTAGGCGTTGCATTTTCTGACTTAGCCACGGGACTTTATTCTACGATTGCCATACAGGCTGCTTTACTCAACCGCCATGTGACGGGTTTAGGCCAATATATTGATATGGCTTTGCTTGATGTTCAAATTGCCACAATGGCAAATCAGGGAATGAATTATTTGTCATCAGGAAATATCCCTAAGCGTTATGGCAATGCACACGCTAATATTGTGCCTTATCAAGTGTTCAAAGCTTCTGACCGTGATTTTATTATTGCATGTGGAAATGACACTCAGTTTATTCAACTCTGTCGAAGTATTGGTTTACCCGATTTACCAAATGATGTACGTTTTGCCCGAAATGCAGACCGAATTAAGCATCGCGATGAAATTATCGGAATTTTACAAACTCACTTTTTAACAAAAACAGCAGATGAATGGGTAGATGCAATTTATGCTGCTAAAGTTCCCGTAGGTGTAATCAATAACTTGGAACAAGCTTTTCAAGAACCGCAAGTGATTGCCCGTGAAATGTTAGTCGAGATGAACCATCCTCAACGTGAAAAACTGAAGGTAATTGGGTCACCAATCAAACTTTCTAGAACGCCAGTTGAGTACAAAACAGCACCTCCGCTGTTGGGTGAGCATACGCAGGCCGTTTTGGGGCGAATAGTTTCTTCAGAAAAACTAGCAGAGCTTAAAGAAAAGGGCGTAATTGGGTAG
- a CDS encoding NAD(P)H-dependent flavin oxidoreductase — protein sequence MKTKITELFEIEHPIIQGGMHYVGFAELAAAVSNAGGLGIITGLTQRTPENLAKEIARCREMTDKPFGVNLTFLPTVNTPDYPGFVEAIIKGGVKIVETAGRNPEQVMPYLKAAGIKVIHKCTSVRHSLKAQQIGCDAVSVDGFECGGHPGEDDVPNMILLPLAADALDIPFVASGGMADGRSLAAALAMGADGINMGTRFIATQEAPVHENVKQAILNATERDTRLIMRALRNTERVMNNAAVEKIVAKEKALGDNIKFEDIIEEVAGVYPKVMINGDVNAGAWSCGLVASLIHDIPTCDELVSRIVKEAEDIIRGRLLGVL from the coding sequence ATGAAGACCAAAATTACAGAACTATTTGAAATTGAGCATCCAATTATTCAAGGCGGTATGCATTATGTTGGTTTTGCAGAGCTTGCTGCTGCGGTTTCGAACGCGGGCGGGTTAGGTATTATCACTGGCCTGACTCAGCGTACACCTGAAAATCTGGCAAAAGAAATTGCACGTTGCCGAGAAATGACCGATAAACCTTTTGGGGTAAATTTAACCTTTTTACCTACCGTAAATACTCCTGATTATCCGGGTTTTGTAGAGGCAATTATTAAAGGTGGCGTAAAGATTGTAGAAACAGCAGGGCGTAATCCTGAACAGGTGATGCCATATTTAAAGGCTGCTGGTATTAAAGTAATTCACAAATGTACTTCGGTTCGACATAGCTTAAAAGCTCAGCAAATTGGATGTGATGCGGTTTCTGTAGATGGTTTTGAGTGTGGTGGGCATCCTGGTGAAGATGACGTGCCAAATATGATTTTATTGCCCTTAGCAGCCGATGCATTAGACATCCCGTTTGTTGCCTCAGGTGGTATGGCAGATGGGCGCTCACTCGCGGCTGCTTTAGCGATGGGAGCTGATGGAATTAATATGGGCACGCGTTTTATTGCGACTCAGGAAGCTCCCGTACATGAAAATGTGAAACAGGCGATTTTAAATGCAACCGAACGAGATACGCGTTTAATTATGCGTGCTTTGCGAAATACTGAACGTGTCATGAATAATGCGGCCGTAGAAAAAATCGTGGCAAAAGAAAAAGCACTCGGCGATAACATTAAATTTGAAGATATTATTGAAGAAGTTGCAGGGGTTTATCCAAAAGTCATGATTAATGGTGATGTTAATGCAGGTGCATGGTCATGCGGTTTAGTCGCAAGCTTAATCCATGATATTCCGACATGCGATGAACTGGTTAGCCGGATTGTCAAAGAGGCAGAAGATATTATTCGTGGTCGGTTATTAGGGGTTCTATAA
- a CDS encoding 3-hydroxyacyl-CoA dehydrogenase, producing the protein MTYDIKSMAVIGVGVMGSGIAQIAAQSGHTTYLYDAKAGAAEQAKEKLAATFQKLVDKNKITSEQAAAANNHLIVAHQIEDLKNCDLIVEAIVERLDIKQSLMQQLEDIVSDNTILASNTSSLSITAIAANCKKPERVVGYHFFNPVPLMKVVEVIRGLKTDPLIIDALNDLSRAFGHRPVVAKDTPGFIINHAGRAYGTEALKILNENVCDISEIDRILRDGVGFRMGPFELLDLTGLDVSHPVMESIYHQYYEEARYKPNPLTKQMLDAKQLGRKVNQGFYNYETGSKTGEQPAKFVERLAKYPKVWIAADFLDDKKQLEDYLTQQNITLDTNSEPQTDSLCLLACYGEDTTQAATRLGVNPEHAVAIDMLYGIAKHRTLMPSLITKPEYRQASHSIFNLDGNMVSMIAESIGFVAQRVLAMVINLGCDIAQQNIATVDDINAAVRLGLGYPFGPIEWGDQVGSEKILLILNRITALTHDPRYRPSPWLQRRVALHLPLTFTHES; encoded by the coding sequence ATGACTTATGATATTAAAAGCATGGCTGTGATTGGTGTAGGTGTTATGGGCAGTGGTATTGCTCAAATTGCTGCACAGTCAGGTCATACCACTTATTTATATGATGCCAAAGCAGGTGCAGCAGAACAGGCTAAAGAAAAACTGGCTGCTACATTTCAAAAGTTAGTCGACAAAAATAAGATTACATCTGAGCAAGCAGCAGCGGCAAATAACCATTTAATTGTTGCTCATCAAATTGAAGATTTAAAAAATTGCGACCTCATTGTAGAAGCAATTGTTGAACGTCTTGATATCAAACAAAGCTTGATGCAGCAGCTTGAAGATATTGTTTCGGATAATACTATTTTAGCCTCAAACACTTCTTCTCTTTCTATTACAGCCATTGCTGCAAATTGCAAAAAGCCTGAGCGTGTTGTGGGTTATCACTTTTTTAACCCAGTTCCACTTATGAAAGTGGTCGAAGTCATTCGTGGTTTAAAAACAGACCCACTTATTATTGATGCTTTAAACGATCTGTCTCGTGCATTTGGTCATCGCCCTGTTGTAGCGAAGGACACCCCTGGATTTATTATTAATCACGCGGGCCGAGCTTATGGCACCGAAGCGCTCAAAATTTTAAATGAGAATGTCTGTGATATCAGTGAAATTGATCGAATTTTACGTGACGGCGTAGGATTTAGAATGGGTCCTTTTGAATTACTCGATTTAACAGGCCTTGATGTTTCGCATCCAGTTATGGAGTCGATTTATCATCAGTACTATGAAGAAGCCCGCTACAAACCAAACCCGCTCACCAAACAAATGCTAGATGCTAAACAACTTGGACGTAAAGTTAATCAGGGTTTTTATAACTATGAAACTGGTTCAAAAACAGGTGAACAACCTGCGAAGTTTGTAGAGCGTTTAGCAAAATATCCAAAAGTTTGGATCGCTGCCGATTTTTTAGATGATAAGAAACAGCTCGAAGATTATTTAACTCAGCAAAATATTACCCTAGACACCAATTCTGAACCACAAACAGATAGCTTATGTTTACTTGCTTGTTACGGTGAAGATACCACTCAAGCGGCTACTCGCCTTGGGGTTAATCCAGAACATGCTGTTGCTATAGACATGCTTTATGGCATTGCAAAGCACCGTACCTTAATGCCTTCACTCATTACCAAACCTGAATACCGACAAGCCTCTCACTCTATTTTCAATCTAGATGGAAATATGGTCAGCATGATTGCTGAAAGTATTGGCTTTGTTGCGCAGCGCGTTTTAGCAATGGTCATTAATTTAGGTTGCGATATTGCCCAGCAAAATATTGCAACGGTAGATGACATTAATGCTGCAGTACGTCTTGGCTTAGGCTACCCATTTGGTCCAATTGAATGGGGCGATCAAGTCGGCAGTGAAAAAATCTTACTTATTCTGAACCGTATAACAGCACTTACGCATGACCCGCGTTACCGCCCTAGCCCGTGGTTACAGCGTCGTGTCGCACTTCATTTACCTCTTACTTTTACTCACGAGTCTTGA
- a CDS encoding acyl-CoA dehydrogenase family protein translates to MIRDQETLDQLVDMIRQFVEGVLIPHENEVAETDEIPQDIVEQMKALGLFGLTIPEEYEGLGLTMEEEVYVAFELGRTSPAFRSLIGTNNGIGSSGLIIDGTEAQKSFFLPRLARGEVISSFCLTEPDAGSDAASLKTSAVKDGDFYVLNGTKRFITNAPHAGVFTVMARTNFDIKGAGGISAFIVDSQTPGISLGKRDKKMGQKGAHTCDVIFENCRIPASALIGGVEGVGFKTAMKVLDKGRLHIAALSVGAATRMLDDSLNYAIERKQFGQPIAEFQLIQAMLADSKAEIYAAKCMVLDAARLRDAGQNVSTEASCAKMFATEMCGRVADRCVQIHGGAGYISEYAIERFYRDVRLFRLYEGTTQIQQVIIARNMIRAAS, encoded by the coding sequence ATGATTCGAGATCAGGAAACCTTAGATCAACTTGTTGATATGATTCGACAATTTGTTGAAGGTGTATTAATTCCTCATGAGAATGAAGTCGCTGAAACGGATGAAATTCCTCAAGATATCGTTGAGCAAATGAAAGCGCTCGGTTTATTTGGTTTAACCATTCCAGAAGAATACGAAGGTCTTGGCCTGACGATGGAAGAAGAAGTCTATGTGGCTTTTGAATTAGGTCGTACCTCTCCTGCTTTTCGCTCTCTGATTGGAACCAATAATGGTATTGGTTCAAGTGGCCTGATTATTGATGGGACCGAAGCACAAAAATCATTTTTCTTGCCACGTTTAGCACGTGGTGAAGTGATCAGCTCTTTTTGCTTAACCGAACCGGACGCAGGTTCTGATGCGGCATCTTTAAAAACCAGTGCAGTAAAAGATGGCGATTTTTATGTGTTAAACGGCACTAAACGCTTTATTACCAATGCACCTCATGCTGGTGTATTTACAGTCATGGCACGCACAAACTTTGACATTAAAGGTGCTGGCGGCATTTCTGCCTTTATTGTTGATAGCCAAACTCCAGGCATTTCTCTTGGCAAACGCGATAAAAAAATGGGACAAAAAGGTGCCCATACCTGTGACGTTATTTTTGAAAATTGCCGCATCCCTGCTTCGGCACTCATTGGTGGTGTTGAAGGTGTTGGTTTTAAAACGGCCATGAAAGTACTCGATAAAGGCCGTTTGCATATTGCTGCCTTGAGTGTCGGCGCAGCAACACGAATGCTAGACGATTCTTTAAATTACGCCATCGAACGCAAGCAATTTGGACAACCGATTGCCGAATTCCAACTCATTCAAGCCATGCTTGCTGACTCGAAAGCCGAGATTTATGCCGCCAAATGTATGGTCTTAGACGCTGCACGCCTACGCGATGCAGGGCAAAACGTTAGCACGGAAGCATCTTGCGCAAAAATGTTTGCAACCGAAATGTGTGGCCGCGTTGCTGATCGCTGCGTACAAATTCACGGCGGTGCGGGCTATATCAGTGAATATGCCATTGAACGTTTTTATCGAGATGTTCGTTTGTTCCGTCTTTATGAAGGGACCACTCAAATTCAACAAGTGATTATTGCCCGAAACATGATTCGCGCTGCGTCTTAA
- a CDS encoding IclR family transcriptional regulator produces the protein MSQNTETEKPINFDEIRLDPISHIHRENNPQFIASLARGLELLRCFSANNQVLGNQELAKMTGLPKPTIARITNTLVSLGYLKQLPNSTKYTLDIGVLSLGYAALSNISIRNIAHQYMEEMSQYVQAPVAMATRDRLNMVYIDVVQIETALNMRRPIGSTLPIHSSSMGRACLAATPERERNFLLDALKQKNPENWPAIKRSLERAFRDYQDYGYCLSLGEWHKEVNSVAVPLVSSKHGLYVFNCGAPSFHLNPEKLEGEIGPRLIHMVHNIQDALNETH, from the coding sequence ATGTCTCAAAACACGGAAACTGAAAAACCAATAAATTTTGATGAGATACGTTTAGATCCTATTTCGCATATACATCGGGAAAATAACCCGCAATTTATTGCTTCTTTAGCGCGCGGTTTAGAACTTTTAAGATGCTTTTCTGCAAATAATCAGGTGCTTGGCAACCAAGAATTAGCAAAAATGACAGGTTTACCTAAACCGACCATTGCACGTATTACCAATACCCTTGTTTCATTAGGTTATTTAAAACAATTGCCTAACTCGACCAAATACACACTAGATATTGGTGTCTTATCTTTAGGATATGCAGCTTTATCTAACATCTCGATTCGTAATATTGCTCATCAATATATGGAAGAGATGAGTCAGTATGTTCAAGCGCCTGTGGCGATGGCAACGCGTGACCGCTTAAATATGGTGTATATCGATGTTGTGCAAATTGAAACTGCATTGAATATGCGCCGTCCAATTGGTTCTACTTTGCCAATCCATAGTAGTTCAATGGGACGAGCATGCTTGGCTGCGACTCCTGAACGTGAGCGCAATTTTCTACTTGATGCGTTGAAACAAAAGAATCCAGAAAACTGGCCAGCCATAAAACGCTCATTAGAACGAGCTTTCCGTGATTATCAAGATTATGGATATTGTTTGTCGTTAGGTGAGTGGCATAAAGAAGTGAACTCAGTGGCTGTACCTTTAGTTAGTTCTAAACATGGTCTTTATGTTTTTAACTGTGGTGCGCCAAGTTTTCATTTAAATCCGGAAAAACTTGAAGGTGAAATTGGACCACGTTTAATCCACATGGTGCACAATATTCAAGATGCCTTGAATGAAACGCACTAA
- a CDS encoding SDR family oxidoreductase: MARKVLISAGGSGIGRCIAEVFLNNQDEVFVCDINAKSLEQFQQDYPKLHIYTCDLADHEQIKLMFSQAIQKLGGIDILVNNTGISGPTVAADELSFEDWNTVINLNLNSTFLITQLAIPYLKQAQAGVIINMSSIAGRLGYPYRLAYSTSKWGLIGFTKTLSMELGADNIRVNAILPGAVDGDRVQRVLQARADVAQTSLEEVTQNALKNQSLKYFVNPKHIADLCLFLASDSGRSISGQILPIDGDKQCLS; encoded by the coding sequence ATGGCCAGAAAAGTATTGATTAGTGCAGGTGGTTCAGGGATTGGACGATGCATTGCCGAGGTATTTTTAAACAATCAGGATGAAGTTTTTGTTTGTGATATTAATGCTAAAAGCCTAGAACAATTTCAACAAGATTATCCAAAGCTACATATATATACCTGTGATTTGGCTGATCATGAGCAAATTAAACTGATGTTTAGTCAAGCCATTCAGAAACTTGGCGGTATTGATATTTTAGTCAATAACACAGGCATCTCCGGCCCAACCGTTGCAGCAGATGAGCTAAGTTTTGAAGATTGGAACACGGTGATTAATTTAAACCTGAATAGCACTTTTTTAATTACCCAGTTAGCCATTCCCTATTTAAAGCAAGCACAGGCAGGCGTGATTATAAATATGTCATCTATTGCCGGACGCTTAGGCTATCCATATCGATTGGCCTATTCCACTTCAAAATGGGGACTGATTGGTTTTACCAAAACGCTTTCTATGGAACTCGGTGCAGATAATATTCGAGTTAACGCTATTCTTCCGGGTGCAGTCGATGGTGATCGGGTTCAACGCGTATTACAGGCCCGTGCCGATGTAGCGCAGACCTCACTTGAAGAAGTGACTCAAAATGCACTGAAAAATCAGTCGCTCAAATATTTTGTCAATCCAAAGCATATTGCAGATTTATGCCTATTTTTAGCGTCAGACAGTGGTCGCTCAATTTCAGGACAAATCTTACCAATTGATGGTGATAAACAATGCTTAAGCTAA
- a CDS encoding enoyl-CoA hydratase: MQQNNKTQSELKTGTIHKYFDRNILTLTMSNATKKNAINYEMYAALSQALDQAATNQDIHVVVLTGEDSAFTSGNDVNAFEKRDTTTSEPPASIVFLKSLATFPKPIIAKVNGVAIGIGSTMLLHCDLVYASQNSIFQFPFVNLGLVPEAGSSYILPRLLGFARASEIILLGEKFSVEQAKNYGLVNEIFEANELDQVVEDVAIKLAHKPSQALQLSKKLLRDMPIDDLLNRIDHESTIFSHCLQGSEFKEALSAFKEKRKPNFHKQTA; encoded by the coding sequence ATGCAGCAGAACAACAAAACCCAAAGCGAGCTTAAAACAGGCACAATTCATAAGTATTTTGATAGAAATATACTAACGCTCACCATGAGTAATGCCACTAAAAAGAATGCAATTAATTATGAAATGTATGCAGCTTTAAGTCAGGCATTAGATCAAGCTGCAACCAATCAAGACATTCATGTGGTTGTGCTTACTGGTGAAGACTCCGCATTTACCAGCGGCAATGATGTAAACGCATTTGAAAAACGAGATACCACCACTTCAGAACCACCCGCTTCGATTGTTTTCTTAAAAAGCTTAGCAACTTTTCCAAAACCGATTATTGCTAAAGTAAATGGTGTGGCAATTGGCATTGGCAGCACTATGCTTCTACATTGCGACCTTGTATATGCAAGCCAAAACTCTATTTTTCAGTTCCCCTTTGTGAATTTAGGGCTTGTACCTGAAGCGGGTTCAAGTTACATCTTGCCAAGATTATTGGGCTTTGCTCGAGCTTCGGAAATTATTTTACTCGGTGAAAAGTTTTCGGTGGAACAAGCAAAAAATTATGGTCTGGTAAATGAAATATTTGAAGCCAATGAGCTGGATCAAGTGGTTGAAGATGTGGCAATTAAACTTGCTCACAAACCAAGCCAAGCCTTACAGCTCAGTAAAAAGTTACTAAGAGATATGCCAATTGATGATCTACTCAATCGTATTGACCATGAGTCGACTATTTTCTCGCATTGTTTACAAGGTTCCGAGTTTAAAGAAGCATTAAGTGCTTTCAAAGAAAAACGGAAACCGAACTTTCATAAGCAAACAGCCTAA
- a CDS encoding MFS transporter: MMKNALYTPTIILMAIAAGICTGGNYFSQPLIHSISVSLNLTETTTAWVPTLAQITYACGLLFLMPLGDIIEKRKLLFIFMLLASSGLIISGFSHNIYLLLLGTIITGLFSSAAQLLLPLAASLVPIQQSGRVVGFLLSGLMMGVLLARSLSGLMSTLFAWNIIYLVSGFLLLVIAFILHRNIGLFPSTKSENYVKTIRSLPQIFIQNWRLRTRTYIGGFTFACVSLTFTTMSLLLAPAPYFFSDFTIGLFSFVGVLGTFVANFSGKFIDQGYIHKISIYCGIGLIVSWILFSLLPYHFAFYIIALLILYASLSAVHVTNQSIVFKLNQELRSRFNAIYMTGYFAGGALGTTAGSYAWKHFGWTGVCILGLIFAVLCLYYCVLDAKNQHN; this comes from the coding sequence ATGATGAAAAACGCACTCTATACCCCAACCATTATTTTAATGGCAATTGCCGCAGGCATTTGTACAGGTGGAAATTATTTTAGTCAGCCACTTATTCACTCAATTAGTGTAAGTCTAAATTTAACTGAAACAACTACAGCGTGGGTGCCAACTCTAGCCCAAATCACCTACGCATGTGGCTTACTCTTTTTAATGCCATTAGGGGACATAATAGAAAAGCGCAAACTGCTATTTATCTTTATGTTATTGGCTTCAAGTGGATTAATTATTAGCGGTTTTTCGCACAATATTTATCTTTTACTGCTTGGCACTATCATTACTGGTTTATTTTCCAGCGCAGCTCAACTTTTGTTACCACTTGCTGCAAGTCTGGTTCCAATTCAACAAAGCGGCCGTGTTGTAGGCTTTTTACTGAGTGGACTGATGATGGGGGTTTTACTCGCCCGCTCCCTTTCTGGACTGATGTCTACGCTTTTCGCTTGGAATATTATTTATCTGGTCAGTGGTTTTCTATTACTTGTTATTGCCTTTATTTTGCATCGTAATATCGGGTTATTTCCATCAACCAAATCTGAAAACTATGTAAAAACTATTCGCTCTTTACCGCAGATTTTTATTCAAAATTGGCGGTTAAGAACCAGAACTTATATTGGTGGTTTTACATTTGCTTGTGTAAGTTTAACCTTTACCACCATGTCGTTGCTTCTGGCTCCAGCACCTTATTTTTTTAGTGACTTTACCATTGGGCTTTTCAGTTTTGTTGGCGTGTTAGGAACGTTCGTTGCCAATTTTTCAGGTAAATTTATTGACCAAGGCTATATCCATAAAATTTCAATTTATTGCGGCATTGGGCTTATTGTAAGTTGGATTCTTTTTTCACTTTTACCCTACCATTTTGCTTTTTATATTATAGCCTTACTTATTCTCTACGCTTCTCTTTCTGCGGTACATGTCACCAATCAAAGTATTGTATTTAAACTTAATCAAGAACTACGTTCGCGGTTTAATGCCATTTATATGACAGGTTACTTTGCTGGCGGCGCTTTAGGCACAACGGCAGGAAGTTATGCTTGGAAACACTTCGGATGGACAGGTGTCTGTATTTTAGGCTTAATTTTTGCCGTGCTATGTCTTTATTATTGTGTGCTTGATGCAAAAAATCAGCACAATTAA